Genomic window (Pyrus communis chromosome 13, drPyrComm1.1, whole genome shotgun sequence):
ctTAGGATAGAAATTCTTGTGTACAATGCTGTTATATGACAATAGACTCAAAGTAATGAGGAAAAATATGAGTTTCAGCGGGACCAAATACAAGAGATCCTCTTGCTTTTGTGAAGAGTACCAAACGACTGGCATGGTCAAAATGTCCGAACTCGAGAATTTCTCCTCTTTTTGAGTGGAAACGAAAGGAAACTGCTAACCTTCTTTATGAGAATAGGCCTATTTTAAGCCCACACATAAAAATCTCAAATGGGCCTGTGACCCAATTTTTAAGCCCAATGCACCGGTCTCTCTTGTTCAAATGAATCAGTTTGCACAATGCCCAATACAACAACTGAAGTGGGTTGGAATTGGAGGGACTGAGAAGCCAACCTCGAAATGGCGGCAGCGGCATCATCACCGTCGTCATCGCCTGTAAGGTGGTGGAGGACGGCGTTTCTAACAGTGAGGGACGAAACCCTAACAACTCCTCTACGCACTCCAATCCCCGAactcctccatcattccatcttctcccaTTCCCATACTCTCCTCTCCGCCGCGCCCGACCTCCCTCCTCAGGAAGTCACCTCCGATTTGCTCTTCGTCATGGAGCTCGTCACCGCGAAGCCTCACGGCGGAGAAGACCTTACTCCGACCTTCTCTCACATAACTCACTTGGTATGTATACGACTGAGAATTTGCCTTTGCTCCTCTGCTTCTTCGTTTtctctgaaaattttgaaaattttagtcGTTTGATTCAGATCCTTGACATCTCCCATCGCATTTCTCTCGTTATCAATTCAGCTTCGTGGACTCTCCTCATTGACTTCTTCAACAAAATGCTGCGCTATTTCATCGGCTCTTCGTCGTTCACGCCGGTTATGGAAGCTCTACAGACTCTAGGGTAAGCTCAAGCTCATCTGGTTTTCGGTTCGATTTTCGGAAAACGCGTTCTGCTTGCGAATTCGATTGTAATTTGTAAAATTCGTTATCTTTAGGCGTGTTATGAGCACGTATCAGAGGAAATGCTCGATGGCGGAGGAGGTTCTGCTGGTGAAGTTCCTGCTGCGAATCATTGAGAGCTCTCACGCAGAGTTGAGCAGCTTTTCGAACTTGATTCTCAACCAAAGCTCGgttcttgaagttgggaagagaATGCCACTGCCTCGATATGGAAGCTTATGGGAAATTCAGACACTTGCATTTACTATGGTTGGAGAGGCAATCTCCCGAGTTGGCTCATCCTTTCCATTGGACATCTGGAGATCAACGATTGAGGTCACGATACTTTATTTTTAGCTTGTAGTTCTCTATctctgtgtatatatatgtgatgCTGATAAGGTTTTGCTATGAACTAGGTTTTTAGGAAGGTGATGGGTGGCTTGGTAGCTAAAAGCCAGCTTATGGAAGACGCTTTTATGTCCAGGTATTCCAACAATCTCTACTATGCTTGCTTTGGCATATTATAAATGAATTTGTCACCTTTATATATTATTGCCAATGGTACGCGACTTGTGCTTTTGCAGGTTTAATTTATCTCTTCTGCATTGTCTGCATTTGACTCTCGCAGA
Coding sequences:
- the LOC137712861 gene encoding uncharacterized protein — protein: MLRYFIGSSSFTPVMEALQTLGRVMSTYQRKCSMAEEVLLVKFLLRIIESSHAELSSFSNLILNQSSVLEVGKRMPLPRYGSLWEIQTLAFTMVGEAISRVGSSFPLDIWRSTIEVFRKVMGGLVAKSQLMEDAFMSRFNLSLLHCLHLTLADRKCYLSDHASSFVAALQMFFSYGINSRPQHTC